The Elusimicrobiota bacterium genome includes the window GCCGAGAATGGTAAGAATTCAACTAAGGATATGGTTGCAAAAATTGGGCGTGCAAGCAGGTTGGGTGAGCGTTCCCGCGGAGTGCTTGATGCCGGAGCGACCTCGTGTAATTTAATCCTGCAGTCAATGGCAGATACTGCTTTATTGTTACTTAAGAAATCATAAGAAGTGAGTGTGAATACAAATTTTATACCCACTACCCGTGAAGAACTTAACGAGCGCGGGTGGGCGCAACCTGATATCATTATTGTTACGGGTGATACTTATATTGACAGCCCGTTTATCGGCGCAGCGGTTATCGGCCGTGTGCTTGAATCTGCAGGGTATAAAGTTGGGATCATAGCGCAGCCTACCACAAGGTCAGGGGTTGATATTACACGGCTGGGTGAACCACGGTTATTCTGGGGTATTACCGCAGGGTCGGTTGATTCGTTAGTAGCAAACTTTACCGCCACAAGAAAATGGAGAAACGATGATGACTACACCCCGGGCGGGGATAATACGCATCGTCCTAACCGCGCGTGTATGGTTTATGCGAACCTTATCCGCCAACACTATAAACCGGCAAAGCCTATAGTTCTCGGCGGGGTGGAGGCTAGCCTTCGCCGTATTGCGCATTATGATTTTTGGGATAACGCTGTACGCCGGTCGTTAGTATTCGATGCGAAGGCGGATATTATTGTTTATGGTATGGGTGAGAAAGCGATAGTGGAACTCGCAGGGAAAATGGGCCGCGGGGAAGATTTTCGTGATACCCGCGGAATATGTTATATCTCCAAAACGCCAGTGGAAGGATATCTTGAATTACCTTCATACGAACAGGTTGCGAAGGATAAAGAAAAGTTTATTGGAATGTTTAAAATATTCTCACAAAATAATGACCCTATGGACGCACGCGGGTTGATGCAGCAGCATGCGGGACGGTATCTCATACAAAACCCGCCGCAGCCATACCTATCGATGGAAGAGTTTGACCGCGTGAATGAACTCGCGTATACCCGCGAGGTGCATCCGTTTTACGCAAAGGATGGGTACGTTGTTGCGCAGGATACTGTTAAATATTCAATCACTGCAACGAGGGGATGTTTTGGGGGCTGCGCGTTCTGCAGTATTGCGTTACACCAGGGGAATAATGTTATCTCGCGCAGTGTAGAATCTATAGAACGTGAAGCAGGGATGATCACCGGCCTAACCGGATCCAACGGTATGATAAGTGACGTTGGTGGCCCTACTGGGAATATGTACGGTATGGCCTGTGCGTTAAGGGAAAAGGGTAAACCGTGTAAAACCCATGAGTGTTTATTCCCAAAGAAATGCGTTAATCTTAATGGCTCACATGAAAAACTGATTGCCTTACTCCGTGCGGTACGGAAAGTTAAGGGCGTACGTAAAGTTGCATTAGCTTCAGGAATACGCCATGATCTTGTAGTTTTGGATGAAGAGTTTGGGAAAGAGTACCTCCGCGAGCTTGTGGAGTACCATACGTCGGGACAACTGAAACTCGCACCGGAACATACTGACGAGAAGGTGTTACGCCTCATGCGTAAACCATCAGCGTCATACCTGCTGAAGTTTAAGGAAGAACATGATAAGCTTACGTCTAAGATGAGAAGGAAACAGTTTCTTACCTACTACTTCATCGCAGCGCATCCCGGGTGTTGGTATAAAGAGATGGAACGTTTACGCGTGTTTATCGATGAATACCTGAAGATCACGCCGGAACAGGTGCAGATTTATACGCCTCTGCCGTCAACATGGTCCGCTGTGATGTACTATACGGGAATTGATCCGTTTACCGATGAACGCTTAATTGTAGAGTATGATAATAAGAAAAAACAAAGGCAAAAAGATATTGTTACCAAACAAGCAAGGGAGTAATGATTAATGTTAGGTAACTTGTGTGAAGAAATACAAAGAGGGATAGAATAACATGAAAAACAGTAAAGTGACGTACATTTCTGCCAGTAAGTTACCCGGGAAGAAATTGTTTAACACCATTCACCAATACCCTAATATTGGTATTTAACCTGTAGTTAAGAAAAGATTCATATCTCAATATTATATTGTTTCGAAAACACACCCAAAACTCACTCGTTTATTAAATTACTACAAGTATTAGTGCTACTTGACTGATGGTAATATATTTGTTACAATAACTAACAAAATCGTGTGGAGAAATAACATGAAACGTCTATTGTTTTGGTCAATCGTACTTAGTTTACTCGCTTATATGTCTATTTCAGCATATAGCGGCGGATTAAAGTTTGGTATTACCGATGCTTTAAAAGATTCTGCGGAAAAACTCGACCAAAAAGTTGATGAATATAACGTTGCATTGCAGAACAATAACGGCGGAAATAGTACTATCCCGAGTTCACCAGGTAATTTACTAGCCACAACAATATCATCTACTCAAATAAACCTTACATGGACAGACAATTCGTCTAACGAAACCGGGTTCCGTATTGAACGGAAAACTGGTACGACAGGTACATATTCGCAAATTGTTATAGTTAAAGCTAATATCAAAGCTTACAACAACACTGGCCTGTATACAGGTACGAAGTATTATTATCGTATTCGCGCATATAATAATATTGGCAACTCGGCATATTCTGCGGAATCATTCACCACTACTAGCGGTACACCTGACACAACACCACCAACGATACCTACATTGTTATCTCCAAACAATGGTGGAACATCAATTACTGCGACACCAGTATTCGATTGGTCTGATGTGTCAGACGCTAGCGGGACAACATACGGCCTACAATTAT containing:
- a CDS encoding YgiQ family radical SAM protein, which encodes MNTNFIPTTREELNERGWAQPDIIIVTGDTYIDSPFIGAAVIGRVLESAGYKVGIIAQPTTRSGVDITRLGEPRLFWGITAGSVDSLVANFTATRKWRNDDDYTPGGDNTHRPNRACMVYANLIRQHYKPAKPIVLGGVEASLRRIAHYDFWDNAVRRSLVFDAKADIIVYGMGEKAIVELAGKMGRGEDFRDTRGICYISKTPVEGYLELPSYEQVAKDKEKFIGMFKIFSQNNDPMDARGLMQQHAGRYLIQNPPQPYLSMEEFDRVNELAYTREVHPFYAKDGYVVAQDTVKYSITATRGCFGGCAFCSIALHQGNNVISRSVESIEREAGMITGLTGSNGMISDVGGPTGNMYGMACALREKGKPCKTHECLFPKKCVNLNGSHEKLIALLRAVRKVKGVRKVALASGIRHDLVVLDEEFGKEYLRELVEYHTSGQLKLAPEHTDEKVLRLMRKPSASYLLKFKEEHDKLTSKMRRKQFLTYYFIAAHPGCWYKEMERLRVFIDEYLKITPEQVQIYTPLPSTWSAVMYYTGIDPFTDERLIVEYDNKKKQRQKDIVTKQARE